Genomic segment of Gemmatimonadaceae bacterium:
GTCGCGCCACTGGTCGACGTGCTCGATGAGTCCTTGTCCCGCGTGTACCGTCTCGACCTCGAGCCAATCACCAGTCGACGTCATCCCGAGTACGCCGTTCGACGTTCCGGTAAGGCCGACGTCGCAGGTGTAGGTCGAGCGGATGTAGGCGCGGCGTCCGCTCGTTGCCCAGTCGACCATACGCGTTCCGTGACAACCGTTCTCATCGAACGCGTTGTTGGCCCCGTTGGCGATGAGTCGGCGGCGCGCCGTGATCTTGCCGCGCGCGATCGTCAGCTGTTGAACACCGCTCGTTCCCGGGAGCGGAATCACGCAGGTGTAGAGTGCCTGCGACGGATCCGAGTAGCCGGTCGTGTCGGCGTCCCAGCATCCGACCCACGGAATCCAGCGCGCGTCCAAGCTCGACCTTCCCGAGCTGGATTGGGCGGTTTGCGTCGCGGGCTGCGTGGGTGTGGGATACTGCGCGGCGAGCGGTAAAGCCGCCGCGACCAACAGAGCCATCGCGAAGGTTTCGCGCGGCGAGCGCCGCCGCTGGACTCCAGGAATTGGCCTCGACATAGGTACCTCGAATGTTCTCAACTTCTCTTCTATGCATATCCTGGTGCCGTGGCGCCGACCAGAGGCAAATCATTCACGGTCTAGGCCCTTAGACTGCGGCCGCGGCTTGTCCCCAATGAAGCCTTGAAAGCGAGGTTTAGTTGCCGGGCGAGTCGTCACCCTGCCGGACTCGAGGCCCGAAACCCGCGTGTCGATTCCCGCCTGTGCCGTTCGACGTATGAGTGAAGCGATCATGGCGGTGAGACCGGGCGGTAAACCCGGGGGGTAGACCCGGGCGGCAACTCCCGGCCGCCTCGATCGGGAACCTCAACTACAGGAGAACACGACAATGCGCGTCATGGTGATCGTCAAAGCGACCAAGACCTCCGAGGCCGGCGGCGTCCCCGACACCCAGATGCTAAAGGAGATGGGGAATTTCAACGAACAGCTCGTGAAGGCCGGGATCATGCTCGCCGGCGACGGACTCAAGCCAAGCTCGGCCGGCAAGCGCGTTCACTTCAGCGGCTCAAAGCGAAGCGTAGTCGATGGTCCGTTCGCCGAGACCAAGGAGCTCGTCGCTGGCTTTTGGATCTGGCAGGTCCGTTCGATCGAGGAGGCCGTCGAATGGGTCAAGCGGTGCCCGAATCCGATGCCTGGCGAGGACTCGGACATCGAGATCCGGCCGTTCTTCGAGGCCGAAGACTTCGGCGAAGCGTTTACGCCCGAGCTTCGCGAGCAGGAGGAGCGGCAGCGCGCCGAGATGGCATCGCGGTCGCGATAGCCATCTCGATAGCGATCGCGGCGACTCGAATCCACCACCACCCTTGCCCCACCCGATCGCGCTGATGTGATTGGAAGCCGTGACGGCTTCCGAAACTCATCGCGCGATCGAAGCGGTGTGGCGCATCGAATCGGCGAAACTGATTGCCGGTCTGGCGCGCGTCGTTCGCGACGTGGGCCTGGCCGAGGATTTGGCGCAGGACGCGCTCGTCGCGGCGCTCGAGCAGTGGCCGACGTCGGGCGTGCCGGACAATCCGGGCGCATGGCTCATGACCACCGCCAAGCGCCGCGCGATCGATTCGATGCGCCGGGATGCCCTGCACGAGCGAAAGCACGCGCAAATCGGTGCTGAGCTCGAGGACGAACGTGAACGCGCCGTTCCCGATCTCGACGCGAGGCTGGACGATCATGTCGGCGACGACTTGTTGAGCCTCATCTTGACCGCGTGCCATCCGGTCCTCTCGACGGACGCGCGCGTCGCGCTCACCCTGCGGCTTCTCGGCGGCCTCACCACCGAGGAAATCGCTCGTGCGTTTCT
This window contains:
- a CDS encoding YciI family protein; this translates as MRVMVIVKATKTSEAGGVPDTQMLKEMGNFNEQLVKAGIMLAGDGLKPSSAGKRVHFSGSKRSVVDGPFAETKELVAGFWIWQVRSIEEAVEWVKRCPNPMPGEDSDIEIRPFFEAEDFGEAFTPELREQEERQRAEMASRSR